The DNA region AGCGGGTGCGCGCCGCCCACGACGCCGCCGCGGCCGGCAAGGAGAGCAACAACCTGCTCGGGCCGGAACTGGTCAGCCGGTGGTCGGCGTACTTCCCGCCCGCACCGGCCGAGGCGATGTTCCGCTGGTTGTCGAACAAGGACGGCCAGAACAAGGTGATGAACCTGCCGATCTCCAACGTGCCGGGACCCAGGGAACGCGCCCGTGTCGGTGGCGCGCTGGTCACCGAGATCTACTCGGTCGGACCGTTGACGGCGGGCAGCGGACTCAACATCACGGTGTGGAGCTATGTCGACCAGTTGAACATCTCGGTGCTCTCCGACGGCAGGACGCTCGAGGATCCGCACGAGCTGACCGACGCGATGGTCGATGCCTTCATCGAGATCCGTGCTGCCGCAGGGCTTCCCGAGGAGTTGACGATCGTCGAGACCGCCATGGCGCCGTAGGGGCTCGCTCGGGTCAGGTCTGCAGGGTCGGGGTCATGGCGGCCTCGAGGATCTTCTCGTCGCGGGTCGCGAGGGTGAGACTGCGCCGCACCGCCTGCGCGACGATCACCCGGTCGAACGGGTCCTTGTGCTCCCAGCGGAGCCGGCCCGCGAGGATGGCATCCGCGGACTCGATGGGCAGCTCGGTGGTGTTCATGTCGGAGAGGACGTCGGTCCACGCCGACAAGAGTGCTTCGCCGTCGAGGCGGCCGAGCCGTGACTTGATAGCGATTTCCCAGGCCGACGCCGCCGTGACCCACAGGCTTGTGTTCGGGTCGGCGAGTACCGCCAAGGCCGCCGTGTCCACTTCGGACGGTGTGCTCACCAGCCACAGCAGCGTGTGCGTGTCCAAGAGGACGTTCACGAGTCGGCACCCTCCCAACGCGCGAGCTCCGATGCCGGTAGGGGAGCGTCGAAATCTCGGGGAACGACCAGATGTGGCAACTGGCCGAATGTGCGCGGCACAGGCTGGACTGGCACCAAC from Mycobacterium sp. DL includes:
- a CDS encoding type II toxin-antitoxin system VapC family toxin, which produces MNVLLDTHTLLWLVSTPSEVDTAALAVLADPNTSLWVTAASAWEIAIKSRLGRLDGEALLSAWTDVLSDMNTTELPIESADAILAGRLRWEHKDPFDRVIVAQAVRRSLTLATRDEKILEAAMTPTLQT
- a CDS encoding type II toxin-antitoxin system Phd/YefM family antitoxin, whose product is MESIVTSTEAKNHLNALLAEVERTGQAVTITNHGRPVAKLVPVQPVPRTFGQLPHLVVPRDFDAPLPASELARWEGADS